A genomic window from Microbacterium sp. ET2 includes:
- a CDS encoding alpha/beta hydrolase yields the protein MSTDTPDTIVLVHGLWVTPRSWEEWKAHYEAKGYTVITPAYPGFEIEVEALRENTDVIANLTVPETVEHLAGVIEALPAPPIIMGHSFGGLLTQMLLARGLGAAGVAIDSAPTEGVRVTPLSQARSLFPALKNPANFHRAVGFTQEEWHYAFANALSREESDAAWERYAIPAPGNWVWAYGLLANFQPGHQETWVDYSVDRAPLLFIGGSVDHIMPPAVNKSNAKHWGKSPALTDYYEFEGRGHWTCGEPGWEAVADYALDWALQHARPLSARTDA from the coding sequence ATGAGCACCGACACCCCCGACACGATCGTCCTCGTCCACGGCCTCTGGGTCACCCCGCGCAGCTGGGAGGAGTGGAAGGCGCATTACGAAGCCAAGGGCTACACCGTGATCACCCCGGCCTACCCCGGGTTCGAGATCGAGGTCGAAGCGCTGCGTGAGAACACCGACGTCATCGCGAACCTCACGGTGCCCGAGACCGTCGAGCACCTCGCCGGCGTCATCGAGGCGCTCCCGGCTCCGCCGATCATCATGGGGCACTCCTTCGGCGGATTGCTCACGCAGATGCTGCTCGCCCGCGGGCTCGGCGCTGCGGGAGTCGCGATCGACTCCGCACCCACCGAGGGCGTGCGCGTCACGCCGCTGTCGCAGGCGCGGTCGCTCTTCCCCGCGCTGAAGAACCCGGCCAACTTCCACCGCGCCGTCGGCTTCACCCAGGAGGAGTGGCACTACGCGTTCGCGAACGCTCTCAGCCGAGAAGAATCGGATGCCGCGTGGGAGCGCTATGCGATCCCGGCACCTGGCAACTGGGTGTGGGCCTACGGACTGCTTGCGAACTTCCAGCCCGGGCACCAGGAGACGTGGGTCGACTATTCGGTCGACCGCGCGCCGCTGCTCTTCATCGGGGGGAGCGTCGACCACATCATGCCCCCGGCGGTGAACAAGTCCAATGCCAAGCACTGGGGCAAGTCGCCGGCGCTGACGGACTACTACGAGTTCGAGGGCCGCGGCCACTGGACCTGCGGTGAACCCGGGTGGGAGGCCGTCGCCGACTACGCACTCGACTGGGCACTGCAGCACGCGCGGCCGCTGTCAGCGCGGACCGACGCCTGA
- a CDS encoding YdeI/OmpD-associated family protein: protein MVAASAKPELHVDTVDEWERWLESDPSPDGVRLRVRKTASRKPGITYAEALDAALCFGWIDGQKQALDADYFLQVFTPRRPRGVWSKVNIAHAERLITEGRMRPTGQREIDRAKADGRWDAAYRQSDGHIPAELQAALDADPVIAAAFAAQSAQNRFAMTFRIGNLKRPESRAARVAQYVAMLERGETIH from the coding sequence ATGGTCGCCGCCTCCGCCAAGCCCGAGCTGCACGTCGACACCGTCGACGAGTGGGAACGCTGGCTGGAATCCGATCCCAGTCCTGACGGCGTGCGGCTGCGCGTCCGGAAGACCGCGTCGCGCAAGCCGGGCATCACCTACGCCGAGGCCCTCGATGCGGCGCTGTGCTTCGGCTGGATCGACGGCCAGAAGCAGGCGCTCGACGCCGACTACTTCCTTCAGGTCTTCACTCCCCGCAGGCCCCGCGGGGTGTGGTCGAAGGTCAACATCGCGCACGCGGAGCGCCTGATCACCGAGGGACGGATGCGCCCCACCGGTCAGCGCGAGATCGACCGCGCGAAAGCCGACGGACGCTGGGACGCCGCGTATCGTCAGAGCGACGGCCACATTCCCGCCGAGCTCCAGGCAGCTCTGGATGCCGACCCCGTCATCGCCGCCGCGTTCGCCGCCCAGTCGGCGCAGAACCGCTTCGCGATGACGTTCCGCATCGGCAACCTCAAGCGGCCGGAGTCGCGCGCTGCGCGCGTCGCCCAGTACGTCGCCATGCTCGAGCGAGGTGAGACGATCCACTAG
- a CDS encoding DUF2510 domain-containing protein → MNPPPTPPAGWYDVPAGGKRFWDGRSWSADVVGAPNATAEYEALDPFLPPPRATATVATVPMTPLVESPPAGWYPGPTGALRWWDGRQWGPFAPPVSQGGAPARDVGIAYLFLLLLGGVAAHRFYLGLIPSAIVFNILWWGGWLLSILLIGIPMILAAAIWWVADLFLLPSLSRRANAVRGIGL, encoded by the coding sequence ATGAACCCTCCCCCTACGCCCCCGGCCGGCTGGTACGACGTTCCTGCCGGAGGGAAGCGCTTTTGGGACGGAAGGAGCTGGTCGGCCGATGTCGTGGGTGCGCCGAATGCGACAGCGGAGTATGAGGCGCTCGATCCGTTCCTTCCGCCGCCGCGCGCGACGGCTACCGTCGCGACCGTGCCGATGACCCCCCTCGTCGAGTCTCCGCCCGCCGGGTGGTATCCGGGCCCGACGGGAGCGCTGCGGTGGTGGGACGGCCGACAGTGGGGCCCGTTCGCGCCGCCGGTCTCCCAGGGCGGCGCGCCCGCCAGGGACGTGGGAATCGCCTACCTCTTCCTGCTCCTCCTCGGAGGCGTCGCCGCGCACCGCTTCTATCTCGGCCTCATCCCCTCCGCGATCGTCTTCAACATCCTGTGGTGGGGTGGGTGGCTGCTGTCGATCCTGCTGATCGGGATACCGATGATCCTCGCGGCGGCGATCTGGTGGGTGGCGGATCTGTTCCTCCTCCCCAGCCTGTCGCGACGCGCCAATGCCGTGCGGGGGATCGGGCTATAA
- a CDS encoding MBL fold metallo-hydrolase — protein sequence MRLTRIGGPTMLVELGGWRILVDPTFDPPGRRYAFALGTSSTKTTGPFVTAADIGPVDVILLSHEHHADNLDDAGRALLPGATHVITTHSGARRLGMVSARGLQPDESILLEDEGKEALRVLATPGRHGPPLSRAIVGDVIGFTLRRQHRPHPDLWITGDTVLTRKLLRVAGGMTVDVAIVNAGGVGFPATGPLTYTMTGRDVVRFVEALRAGVAVPAHYNGWSHFRDGEEGLRRAIDMAPTAVRERVRWLPDGVAVDL from the coding sequence ATGCGCCTCACGCGGATCGGCGGCCCGACCATGCTCGTCGAGCTGGGTGGGTGGCGCATCCTCGTGGACCCCACCTTCGACCCGCCGGGACGACGGTACGCCTTCGCCCTCGGAACGTCGAGCACGAAGACGACCGGGCCCTTCGTGACGGCCGCGGATATAGGCCCGGTCGATGTCATCCTGCTCAGTCACGAGCATCACGCCGACAATCTGGATGACGCGGGCCGCGCGCTCCTGCCTGGCGCGACGCATGTCATCACGACGCACAGTGGGGCTCGGCGGCTGGGGATGGTATCGGCGCGCGGGCTGCAGCCCGACGAGTCGATCCTCCTCGAGGATGAGGGCAAGGAGGCTCTTCGCGTGCTGGCGACGCCGGGGCGGCATGGGCCGCCCCTCAGTCGAGCCATCGTCGGGGACGTGATCGGGTTCACCCTGCGGCGGCAGCACCGCCCGCATCCGGATCTCTGGATCACCGGCGACACGGTGCTCACCCGGAAGCTTCTTCGTGTGGCCGGAGGGATGACGGTGGATGTCGCGATCGTCAACGCCGGCGGGGTGGGATTCCCCGCGACGGGGCCACTGACCTACACGATGACGGGCCGTGACGTCGTGCGCTTCGTCGAGGCGCTGCGGGCGGGGGTCGCGGTGCCGGCGCACTACAACGGGTGGTCGCACTTCCGTGATGGGGAGGAGGGGCTGCGGCGGGCTATCGATATGGCGCCGACTGCGGTGCGCGAGAGGGTGCGGTGGCTCCCCGACGGGGTAGCGGTGGACTTATAG
- a CDS encoding GntR family transcriptional regulator, which translates to MYDILLEQFMDGTRGAGEPLNIGALTRELDVSQTPLREALARLEHTGLVRREALKGYSVAPQFSAVELEKLMDARLVIEPTLAARAAEHTTGEFLTELRDSIDDLERSSREADTDPNSFRLYWSSDDRFHLLIAHQSNNEFLEGAYRSLSGQVQRYRLFVKAGATHAHSAAEEHSAIYNALETGAPERAAQLMRVHIERARDRALDGATLSDADEPA; encoded by the coding sequence ATGTACGACATCCTGCTCGAGCAGTTCATGGACGGAACGCGTGGAGCGGGTGAACCACTGAACATCGGGGCGCTCACCCGGGAGCTCGACGTCAGTCAAACGCCGCTTCGCGAAGCGCTCGCTCGACTCGAGCACACTGGTCTCGTTCGCCGTGAAGCGCTGAAGGGGTATAGCGTGGCGCCGCAGTTCAGTGCTGTAGAACTTGAGAAGCTGATGGATGCGCGTCTCGTGATCGAACCGACGCTCGCGGCGAGGGCAGCGGAGCACACGACCGGGGAATTCCTCACCGAACTTCGTGATTCGATCGACGACCTCGAGCGATCGTCGAGGGAGGCGGACACCGACCCGAACTCATTCCGGTTGTACTGGAGTTCCGACGATCGATTTCACCTTCTCATCGCGCATCAGAGCAACAATGAGTTCCTCGAAGGCGCCTACCGCTCCCTCAGCGGCCAAGTACAGCGCTACAGACTCTTCGTGAAGGCTGGTGCCACCCACGCTCACTCGGCAGCAGAGGAGCACAGCGCGATCTACAACGCTCTCGAGACCGGAGCGCCGGAGCGAGCGGCGCAACTGATGCGCGTGCATATCGAACGAGCACGTGACCGGGCGCTAGACGGTGCTACCCTCAGCGACGCCGACGAACCGGCCTGA
- a CDS encoding hydroxypyruvate isomerase family protein has product MTPPQLSPADGFATRGPSSLRFDANLKWLFTELPFEERFDAAAREGFRGVEYSSPYDHNPNRLLARLHDAGLVQVLINTPSGAPGTVGRSGYACLPDHVDDFREGIRRALEYATALGSPYIHLMGGARPDHVRWDRAYAQFVANAAWAAEQAAGTDVTFLLEAQNRRDAPGFVLDSIEQAASIVEAVNNPHLGLMFDVYHCQVTQGDVVTRIRALFPLIRHVQIADPPLRSEPGSGEINWQNVFDELITLQYSGWIGCEYRPLNETATGLSWMKQYGS; this is encoded by the coding sequence ATGACGCCGCCCCAGCTGTCGCCTGCCGATGGTTTCGCAACACGTGGCCCGTCCTCGCTGCGGTTCGACGCCAATCTCAAGTGGCTGTTCACAGAACTGCCTTTTGAGGAGCGTTTCGACGCCGCAGCACGAGAGGGGTTTCGTGGTGTCGAGTACTCATCTCCCTACGACCACAACCCCAACCGACTTCTCGCTCGTCTCCATGACGCTGGGTTGGTGCAGGTGCTCATCAATACGCCGAGCGGCGCACCGGGCACGGTCGGTCGGTCTGGATACGCATGCCTCCCCGATCACGTCGACGACTTTCGAGAGGGGATCCGTCGTGCATTGGAGTACGCCACGGCGTTGGGAAGTCCCTACATTCACCTCATGGGAGGTGCCCGACCCGACCACGTGCGGTGGGATCGTGCCTACGCGCAATTCGTCGCCAACGCGGCCTGGGCCGCGGAGCAGGCCGCGGGTACGGACGTGACCTTCCTGCTCGAGGCGCAGAACCGACGTGATGCACCGGGCTTCGTGCTCGACTCGATCGAGCAAGCAGCGTCGATCGTCGAAGCGGTCAATAATCCGCACCTGGGTTTGATGTTCGATGTCTACCACTGTCAGGTGACGCAGGGTGACGTCGTCACTCGAATCCGCGCCCTCTTCCCCCTCATCCGCCACGTGCAGATCGCGGATCCCCCCCTGCGATCTGAGCCAGGCAGCGGCGAGATCAATTGGCAGAACGTGTTCGACGAGCTCATCACCTTGCAATACAGCGGATGGATCGGATGCGAATACCGGCCTCTCAACGAGACGGCGACGGGATTGTCATGGATGAAGCAGTACGGCTCATGA
- the lhgO gene encoding L-2-hydroxyglutarate oxidase, producing the protein MENRIVVAGAGIVGLATAAELTRRGHRVTVIDKEARIAAHQTGNNSGVIHSGLYYQPGSLKAKMSTAGAASMTAFAREYGVAHEICGKLVVATKPDQLPALHELQRRGEANGVPCRLLTPGEAREFEPHVASVAALRVETTGVVDYPGVCVALRSIIESGGGEIVLNAQITEIRPREKGVVVVTRAREFDGVGFVNCAGLHSDRLAQMAGLRPDVRIVPFRGEYFDVRPEEADLIKGLVYPVPDPEFPFLGVHFTRMLDGAVHAGPNAIFSLAREGYSWRSISARDALESAQWPGLWRLGARFWRTGLDELLRSLSRKRVLETLRELVPELSDHSISRAHAGVRAQALRRDGRLVDDFAFATARRQVHVLNAPSPAATASLEIAKRVADEVESQVH; encoded by the coding sequence ATGGAGAACCGCATCGTCGTGGCTGGTGCCGGCATCGTCGGCTTGGCAACTGCTGCTGAGCTGACGCGCAGGGGTCATCGGGTGACGGTGATCGACAAGGAAGCGCGCATCGCCGCCCACCAGACGGGCAACAACTCCGGCGTCATCCACTCAGGGCTCTACTACCAACCGGGCAGCCTGAAAGCCAAGATGAGCACAGCCGGCGCCGCATCAATGACCGCATTCGCTCGAGAGTATGGGGTTGCGCACGAAATTTGCGGCAAGCTCGTCGTCGCGACGAAGCCCGACCAGCTGCCAGCACTCCACGAACTCCAAAGGCGTGGCGAGGCGAATGGGGTTCCCTGCCGCCTCCTGACTCCCGGGGAAGCCCGGGAGTTCGAACCCCACGTTGCCAGTGTCGCGGCGCTCAGAGTGGAAACGACCGGGGTGGTTGACTACCCCGGTGTATGCGTAGCCCTCCGTTCGATCATCGAATCGGGCGGCGGGGAGATCGTCTTGAATGCGCAGATCACTGAGATCCGTCCGAGGGAGAAGGGTGTCGTGGTCGTCACGAGGGCGCGCGAGTTCGACGGCGTCGGTTTCGTGAACTGTGCTGGTCTTCACAGTGACCGCCTCGCTCAGATGGCAGGCCTACGCCCTGACGTGAGAATCGTGCCCTTCAGGGGGGAGTACTTCGATGTCCGGCCCGAAGAGGCGGATCTCATCAAAGGCCTGGTTTATCCCGTTCCTGATCCCGAGTTCCCATTCTTGGGTGTTCATTTCACACGCATGCTCGACGGCGCGGTCCATGCCGGGCCGAATGCGATCTTCTCGCTCGCTCGGGAGGGCTATTCGTGGCGAAGCATCAGCGCGCGGGACGCTCTGGAGAGCGCGCAGTGGCCCGGTCTTTGGCGCCTCGGCGCGCGATTCTGGCGAACCGGGCTCGACGAGTTGCTGCGCTCCCTGTCACGGAAGCGTGTGCTCGAAACGCTGCGTGAGCTTGTTCCAGAGCTGTCGGATCACAGTATCTCTCGTGCCCACGCCGGCGTACGAGCCCAGGCGCTTCGCCGCGACGGTCGACTGGTGGACGACTTCGCGTTCGCCACCGCCCGCCGGCAAGTGCACGTGCTCAACGCTCCGTCCCCAGCGGCGACGGCGTCGCTCGAGATCGCCAAGCGCGTGGCGGACGAGGTCGAGAGTCAGGTCCACTAG
- a CDS encoding AAA family ATPase: MGRTLLGRAEESERLRALLAGVRNEAGGALLVIGEPGIGKTSLVESAVHDQTQTLRVLAIQGVEVESGIAYGALQRLGGPLIAFVDDIPDTQRAALRIAAGLDEGPPPQPPLVGLGFLSLLARAGADRPTLCVVDDAHHVDAESLLVLGFVARRLSAERVGVVVAARADEGAEGALAGVPRIELGGLGTEAGSALLRRGVDGELDPTVAAEYVRYTAGNPLALRELATELSAAQLTATAIAHSPIPIGGRLETIYTQRMAELPAPSRDWLLVAAAESSGDPAAVQAAADALGIPPDASAPAEAIDLVSVRNTVRFRHPLIRSAVYGAATDAARRRVHRALADGARRREQLDVAAHHAAAAVHGTDAEVAAELAAAADTAGARGGMLSRAHLLARAAELTPDASEASDRSVAAAEAALSAGAARLAMQLLPGSDVDLTSVGRARKLIVEAMAGLFLSDPEGLRTGMAKLMSAADLVGDVAPGLRRQALLLALNSATVTEEQALGATVQELGARMREASQGDDIAAVVLQAASAFILDDYATAAPVLRRATEALRAESGAGLTSLAFFVTVPCVALWDWDAAAELLRRSADIGRTTGALRDVDACMWILSAVELSRVNPKAALDYVEQSAELRRALGFGDEQAVNAALLAWQGTPSTVVEQITHAIHEAGWGGISRMAVGAIAINEIAAGSYESAFERLTPLVRHPFLQASFHHLPEYVEAAVRSGNRAAAQWALDRIQVCADASGSTVARALFMRSLALLSDDADAERHFVQAIALFPMSHRGDTGRTRLVYGEWLRRVRRRTDARGQLAHALRDFEAVGATTFAERARREILAAGGTVPSGSTPVDPLSSQERQVALLAARGATNAEIAATMFISPNTVDYHLRKVFRKLEISSRRQLADRFTRD, translated from the coding sequence GTGGGACGGACTCTGCTCGGGCGTGCGGAGGAGTCGGAGCGACTCCGCGCGCTGCTGGCTGGTGTCCGCAACGAGGCCGGCGGCGCACTCCTCGTCATCGGGGAGCCCGGCATCGGGAAGACCTCGCTCGTCGAGTCGGCGGTGCACGATCAGACGCAGACCCTACGCGTGCTCGCGATCCAGGGCGTCGAGGTCGAGTCAGGCATCGCGTACGGCGCGCTGCAGCGGCTCGGCGGTCCGCTGATCGCGTTCGTCGATGACATCCCTGATACCCAGCGTGCGGCGCTGCGCATCGCGGCGGGGCTCGACGAGGGTCCGCCCCCGCAACCACCCCTCGTCGGCCTCGGGTTCCTCTCGCTCCTCGCCCGCGCGGGCGCCGACCGCCCGACGCTCTGCGTCGTCGATGACGCTCATCACGTCGACGCCGAGTCGTTGCTCGTACTCGGCTTCGTCGCTCGTCGGCTCTCGGCCGAGCGCGTCGGCGTCGTCGTCGCGGCCCGCGCCGACGAGGGCGCCGAGGGCGCACTCGCGGGGGTGCCACGCATCGAGCTCGGCGGACTCGGCACCGAGGCGGGCTCGGCGCTCCTCCGCCGCGGAGTGGATGGTGAGCTCGACCCCACCGTGGCCGCCGAGTACGTGCGCTACACCGCCGGCAACCCGCTCGCGCTCCGCGAACTCGCCACCGAGCTGTCGGCCGCGCAGCTGACGGCGACGGCGATCGCGCACTCCCCCATTCCCATCGGCGGCCGGCTCGAGACGATCTACACCCAGCGGATGGCGGAGCTCCCCGCACCCAGTAGAGACTGGCTGCTCGTGGCGGCCGCCGAGTCGTCCGGTGATCCGGCTGCGGTCCAGGCAGCTGCCGATGCGCTCGGAATTCCGCCCGATGCGTCGGCACCGGCCGAGGCCATCGATCTCGTCTCGGTGCGCAACACGGTGCGGTTCCGGCATCCGCTCATCCGGTCGGCCGTCTACGGCGCCGCCACCGACGCGGCCAGGCGCCGGGTGCACCGCGCACTCGCTGATGGCGCTCGTCGGCGTGAGCAGCTCGACGTTGCGGCGCACCACGCGGCCGCCGCCGTGCACGGGACCGACGCCGAGGTCGCCGCCGAACTGGCCGCCGCCGCCGACACCGCCGGCGCCCGCGGTGGCATGCTGTCCCGTGCCCATCTACTTGCGCGGGCGGCGGAACTGACACCGGACGCTTCGGAGGCGAGCGATCGCTCGGTCGCTGCCGCCGAAGCGGCTCTCAGTGCGGGGGCAGCGCGCCTTGCGATGCAGCTGCTCCCAGGGAGCGACGTCGACCTCACCAGCGTGGGGCGAGCTCGCAAGCTCATCGTCGAGGCGATGGCCGGGCTGTTCCTGTCCGACCCGGAGGGCCTGCGTACGGGAATGGCGAAGCTCATGTCGGCTGCCGACCTCGTCGGTGACGTGGCACCCGGCCTTCGCCGGCAAGCGCTGCTCCTCGCCCTCAATTCGGCCACGGTGACCGAAGAACAGGCCCTCGGCGCCACAGTGCAGGAACTGGGTGCTCGGATGCGCGAGGCATCGCAGGGCGACGACATCGCAGCGGTGGTCCTGCAGGCGGCGAGCGCGTTCATCCTCGACGACTACGCCACCGCCGCGCCCGTGCTGCGGCGCGCGACCGAGGCGTTGCGGGCGGAGTCAGGAGCGGGTCTGACGTCGCTGGCCTTTTTCGTCACCGTCCCGTGCGTCGCACTGTGGGATTGGGATGCCGCGGCCGAACTCCTGCGGCGTTCGGCCGACATCGGGCGTACCACGGGTGCGCTCCGCGACGTGGATGCCTGCATGTGGATCCTGAGCGCGGTGGAGCTCAGCCGTGTGAATCCGAAGGCGGCCCTCGACTATGTGGAGCAGTCGGCAGAGCTGCGTCGAGCCCTGGGCTTCGGCGACGAACAGGCGGTCAATGCCGCCCTCCTCGCGTGGCAGGGCACGCCGTCGACGGTGGTGGAACAGATCACCCATGCCATCCACGAGGCGGGGTGGGGCGGAATCTCACGGATGGCCGTGGGAGCGATCGCGATCAACGAGATCGCGGCCGGGTCGTATGAGTCGGCGTTCGAGCGGCTGACGCCGCTGGTGCGGCATCCCTTTCTGCAGGCGAGCTTCCATCACCTGCCGGAGTATGTCGAGGCCGCTGTTCGCAGTGGCAACCGTGCGGCGGCGCAGTGGGCGCTCGACCGGATCCAGGTCTGCGCCGATGCCAGCGGTTCGACGGTGGCGCGGGCACTGTTCATGAGGTCGCTGGCGCTGCTGTCGGATGACGCCGATGCCGAGCGGCACTTCGTCCAGGCGATCGCGCTCTTCCCGATGTCGCATCGGGGCGACACGGGGCGAACCCGCCTTGTGTATGGCGAATGGCTCCGTCGCGTGCGCCGGCGCACCGACGCCCGGGGGCAGCTCGCGCATGCTCTTCGCGACTTCGAGGCCGTCGGCGCGACGACCTTCGCCGAGCGCGCGCGCCGGGAGATCCTCGCCGCGGGCGGCACGGTGCCGTCGGGTTCTACGCCGGTGGATCCACTGAGCAGCCAGGAGCGTCAGGTCGCCCTGCTCGCCGCTCGAGGCGCGACGAACGCCGAGATCGCCGCGACCATGTTCATCAGCCCGAACACGGTCGACTACCACCTGCGCAAGGTCTTCCGGAAGTTGGAGATCAGTTCGCGGCGGCAGCTGGCTGACCGGTTCACGCGGGACTGA
- a CDS encoding alpha/beta fold hydrolase, with the protein MPYVTTDDGTQIFYKDWGGDGAPVLLSHGWPLNSDAWEATALFLAQQGHRAIAHDRRGHGKSTQTWNGNEMDTYADDLACLIDHLDLQSLTLVGHSTGGGEVLHYVARHGSARVAKLVLVSAVPPMMVQTDDNPGGLPIAVFDNIRAGEAANRSQLYRDLADGPFFGNNRTGDVPQGTRDAFWLQGLASGTRNAYECIAAFSATDFRPDLAKVDVPTLVIHGDDDQIVPFEISGRLSAAGIRDAELLVYEGGAHGLPDTERERLHGDLLRFIRS; encoded by the coding sequence ATGCCCTACGTGACCACCGATGACGGAACGCAGATCTTCTACAAGGACTGGGGAGGTGACGGCGCACCCGTGCTGCTCAGTCACGGGTGGCCCCTGAACTCCGATGCGTGGGAGGCGACGGCGCTCTTCCTCGCCCAGCAGGGCCACCGCGCGATCGCCCACGACCGCCGCGGACACGGCAAATCGACGCAGACGTGGAACGGCAACGAGATGGACACCTACGCCGATGACCTCGCCTGCCTCATCGACCACCTCGACCTGCAGAGCCTCACCCTCGTCGGGCACTCGACCGGCGGGGGAGAGGTGCTGCACTACGTCGCTCGCCACGGCTCCGCGCGGGTCGCGAAGCTCGTGCTGGTCTCGGCCGTGCCGCCGATGATGGTGCAGACCGACGACAACCCGGGTGGGCTGCCGATCGCCGTATTCGACAATATCCGTGCGGGCGAAGCAGCCAACCGGTCCCAGCTGTATCGCGACCTCGCCGACGGACCTTTCTTCGGCAACAACCGCACCGGCGACGTGCCGCAGGGCACCCGCGACGCCTTCTGGCTGCAGGGCCTGGCCTCGGGCACCCGCAACGCCTACGAGTGCATCGCCGCGTTCTCGGCCACCGACTTCCGGCCCGACCTCGCCAAGGTCGACGTGCCGACGCTCGTCATCCACGGCGACGACGACCAGATCGTGCCGTTCGAGATCAGCGGACGCCTGTCGGCCGCGGGCATCCGCGACGCCGAACTCCTCGTCTACGAGGGCGGGGCGCACGGCCTGCCCGACACCGAACGCGAGCGCCTGCACGGCGACCTGCTCCGCTTCATCCGTTCTTGA
- a CDS encoding substrate-binding domain-containing protein, with the protein MMDERPVTLFSTLATRKALDDELRAACTAATGADLDLVYDPTVGLARRLRAGERADVIVAVTAALQDLAEEGLVDSASVVPLARTRVGVAVAPGASPPDLSSVTEFVEAMTSARSVAYSETGASGIYLRDVLARLGVLEEVASRATVLRAGFTGTAIVDGRADLAVQQLSELAFVEGIEIVGPLPVEIDHVTEFSGALVAGATADQRARNTLAFLASQDARQPYRRSKLEPV; encoded by the coding sequence ATGATGGACGAACGGCCTGTCACGCTGTTCAGCACGTTGGCCACGCGCAAGGCCCTCGACGACGAGCTGCGTGCTGCGTGCACTGCCGCCACAGGCGCCGATCTCGATCTGGTGTACGACCCCACGGTCGGACTTGCGCGGCGACTGCGGGCGGGGGAGAGGGCGGATGTCATCGTCGCCGTCACGGCCGCTTTGCAGGACTTGGCCGAGGAAGGGCTGGTCGACTCTGCATCTGTGGTGCCCCTCGCTCGAACACGCGTGGGCGTCGCCGTCGCGCCAGGCGCGTCGCCGCCGGACTTGTCGTCCGTGACGGAATTCGTGGAGGCGATGACGAGCGCGAGATCGGTGGCCTATTCGGAAACGGGTGCAAGCGGGATTTATCTGCGCGACGTCCTTGCGCGCCTAGGCGTCCTCGAGGAAGTGGCATCCCGCGCAACGGTGCTCAGGGCGGGCTTCACCGGGACGGCAATCGTAGATGGCCGAGCTGATCTCGCAGTGCAGCAATTGAGCGAGTTGGCGTTCGTCGAGGGTATCGAGATCGTCGGCCCGCTTCCGGTCGAGATCGACCACGTGACAGAGTTTTCGGGCGCCTTGGTCGCAGGAGCGACCGCTGATCAACGGGCTCGCAATACTCTGGCGTTCCTCGCCTCACAGGATGCGCGGCAGCCCTACCGGCGATCCAAGCTGGAACCCGTTTGA